The Coffea arabica cultivar ET-39 chromosome 6e, Coffea Arabica ET-39 HiFi, whole genome shotgun sequence genome contains the following window.
gaaagtaGAAATCAAGGCAAAATCTAaggatttttttattaaaaatctaTGACAATTAGAAGATGATAGGTAAGCAATACTTTATTATCTCAACTTAATACACAAAGTTGTGGTGTCAGTTATAGTATAAAGAAATTATTGTGTTGATCATGAGAGAAAATAGCTATATATGAAATATGGTAAATAGTGTGAGATCAATATACTATAAAGTATGACAATAAGAAACTCTCTTGTATTGATCAAAGGTAAATTTTCTTACTTGATCAACAACCTCTTTATATGCTTTAGAACTTCAAATTTCTGAACATATGTTTGTTGTTTCTTCCAAATTTTAGTGTTGCCCTTGTTCTCTTTGTACATATATCATCTGAGCTTCACTAATTGTTTTTCATCTCTTAATGTTTTTCACTTTTCTAATACTACAACCTCACGAGAAAAAGGGTACAAAtggaataaaattattatttcacttcTCAAAAGACTTTTCTAATGGCACTTTCTCTAACATGGGCAGAAGTTGCTATCAAAATCTGAAGTTCAGGGGAGATTAGTGCTATTTTCCAAATCTCAGGGGAAGTGAGTGCAACTATTAGAAACCTCAAGAGAGGTATATGCAATTATCCCTAATGCAAATCAAGTGAAAGTTTAGATTGGGTTAGTCACCAGCTTGAATATTCAATGCCAATGAGACATGTTCTACTTTATGAACTTTTGACATGTTATAAGTTTTCTTGTATGATTACATGATCATGGATATCATTCTGTGAACATTCATCTTAAATcatatgttatatatatatatatatatatatatttgttcaTGTATATGATATGTTAAAGCTCCTTATAATCTACATTTGATACTCATGAAATGAAACTACTGCAAAAGGATGGTGGGCAAAAGTCATTTTGAAAGCAATATATGTATGTATTATGTGTATGATCCAATGGAGGAAGTAAAAGCTGCTTTGCTGAGCGTGTGTTGCTCAAACAATAATATTATACTTTTCTTGCATATACTAAGTATAATCCTCTTTCCGTCAAAAACTACCAAGAGTTGGGTTGATAGGCATGAAGGACAAGAACAGATTTGCATAATTGTAGGTGTCATAGGTTCCAAGGCAATATATATCAGATGATGGAAATAAGTTACATAATAGGACTATAAATGATGTCAATTATTTAAGTCatcagaaggaaaaaaaatgtttctATGCATTTTAAGGAGTTAAAAACTTTTCATTGTCAATTATAGCAACTAGGTGGTAGCCAAATCCATTAATGCAATTGGCAACTAATAGCTCCAAGAATCACACGCCCTATGCTATACAGTGCTTAAAAAGTAATATTTTGTGTTTCTTGTTTAGAAATTGACATCATTGTAACTTCACTCCAAATCTAATTATATTATATTCCAAACTCTCTTCCTAAAATAACTAGAATTTTGCCCGTGCTTTAGCAcggtcttttctttttatttatggtgaatttatacaaatataaataatataaatataaaaattaacaaCATTTCTATATGTTCATTcgtattaatttttaaaaattaatgtattttaaattttcaattatttactaatttttaaaaactttttatttattgtgaatttatacaaatgccaataatttaaatataaaaattaacaaTAGTTCTACATGTTCAttcatattaattttaaaaaattaatgtatattaaatgtttaattattttactaatttttaaaaatctatTCACATACTTTTACTATAATTTGATGgtatatatcaaataatgtatcccatatcaaaaacttggtagatattcttttttttataaatattcttttagataatttaaatttttataatgatcatAAACTTAGAACTATATATTCATatttaattaagtagaaaaagatctagcaatccatttttcttcatcaataaatattcaatttccaataatattaataaatctATCAGTGTAAcagttaattctttttttacactaagttaattcaaaattaagaGAAAAGATAATGAATAATTTGAATACTAATCAATGATATAATGGTGAAAGGAAGTAATTTATGGAATATGTAAGATTTcaataattgtgatttaaaaaggtTTTACTATAATTGTATGTAATAATTTGGTAGAAAGCAAAtatcattaagataagattagttattttttaaaactattttaaaattaaagatAACTTTTAAACATATAATATCATCATTGTAATAATTTGACAGAAAGCAGCtatcattaagataagattagttaagattagttgttttttaaaattattttaaaattagaaatattttttaaacgcATAATATAATCCAAATAGGATTAGTATGGGTAAAACTTAAATAATCCATAACCCGTTAATTCTCTTCAATTAGGCATGCCATATAGGAGTGAGAAACACTGTGATTAAAATaactactatatatatatatatattaaatagctactatatatatatatatatatatagatgccTCAAATTCCATATTACACCAATACCATCAACAATGTTCGAATTTTGAGTCAGCcttaatatattatgttcaGGATATTGCTGAAAAGAATCTAAATCACTCAAAGTCCAAAATAAACTTGCTAtttgttccttttcttcttttcctttttctggttTAGGTTCAATGAAGACTCAAAGCCTCacaagaagaaaaggggaaaagtaGCAGCTTGAAAGTTGAACCAATAATCTCACAATAATTTAACCAATGTCTTTACCAGTTAACTCGATCTTGAAAACAAACTTTCTATTTAACATAAATAGAGATATAGATAGAGTTGTAAACGAGCCGAATCGAATCGAGTATCTCATGTTTGTTCTCTGTTCATTAAGTGATTCGAACAACGTTCGTGTCCGCTTGTTaattttcgaactccaaacctgTGTTCGTGTTCGGCTCGTTAAGCGAAGTTCATGTTCGAATTCGAATTCATGTTTGGCTCGTTTAACATAAACGAGTCGTTCCCGAACATACTCGAAATGCtcgaatccaaattattttaagCCTTAAATATGTCAtacaaatcattaatcattctaaaaaataattaaagtactaagtgactaaattctattattcattaactatataactaacattaacataaaaataacaaataaaaccctccaaatataaaagtcTAGCCATAAAGTTAaccctaaaatttgtcaaatgataaTTATGTCCATATTCGCGAACGTCCGTTAAAACTCGCGAACATACTCGTGTTCGCTCGATTATTAATCGAACAAAAAAATTCGTTCGAACTCGGTTTGTTTAAGATTTCGAACGAGTCTTTCACGAACACGAACGTATCGAAACGAATCGAGCTACCAAACAGTTCGATTCGTTTAACAGCTctagatatagatatagatgtGATATGACTAATACGTTGCTCCACAAATAACCATTCGACACAGGAAATTTGTGATCGGAGTAAGGGAAACCATGTTCCATGAAATCAAAATGATAAACGTGACTCTATAAGAATATGGTTTTGTTATCCCAATTTTCTTCTATTGAAGATTGCATAAGATATTTGGTTTCGCAATCATGATGCGTATGTGCTTGTCAAAGTATGTTATTGGTAGTTGAAGCCTACCTTTTGAAATCGACACTTGAAATTAAGTTTTAAGCTCTAAAGTTTCCACAATATGTTCGGACCACATTTGCGGTTTTGATTAGCTCATTTATTTCAAGAGTTACATCACCAAGGTTGTTCCTTGACTCAACCCTAATTCATTTTCTAACTCAACAAATATATCGCGCATCTGACATGATAATTCAATGGGAACAACAAACCATCATGGCTCTTTCACTGAGAAAGTCTCATCtcggaaaaaaaggaaacatcTTAATTTAGTAATTTGGCAATTAACCAAACTAATTGCAAGAGATTCTAGTTCCTCTGTGATTGTGGGAAGAATTGAACCATCTTGTAACCAGTCTAAGATTGGGGTCAATACAATCCAACTCAATCTCAACTATTCATTATTtattgattttaaaaaaatgattgaaatcgAGTCAAGCTATACTATCCCGGTTTCAGACCGATGCGGTACTCTTGCCAATTGCCAACAACAGGAGAGATCCGCATCCCGGTGATGGGTACTGAGAATTTGGAACTATCATGGAAGTGACACTGAGTCACTTGACAAGTTAGTCCCCCAAAGTTGAACAGTGATCTTGTGTGAATGAGTCACAAGAATTGGTGGAAGATTTTGTTTTGTACCAGAAGTTTTGGTACTAGATTACTCCAACAAACGCTTGGTTGATGCGTGACGACACAACTGCAATGAAGAAACAAAACTGGAAAGTTGTGGTTATGAATCAGCCAAGCTTCAATACAACACATCACAATTCTACTTCTTGGTTTCCCATTTCCCTCCCATATTGTCATATTATTGGTGCTGTAAAAGCTTGATTAATTTGCTTGTCCAGTCATGTTGACTTGTGCCCTTTATGGTTGGATGAGAATAAACTATCAGTACAATAAACCGGCTAAGACTGGGCATACCTAGATTGATGGCTGTGAGCTAGTTTCGTTACTTCGTTAGGGTACGAAATAAAAACTCGTGTCACGGTTTTATATAGCCGTGTTTTTCCCGGGCAAATTAAAGTGTCGGCCCAAAAGCTTTTGGTCCTGAATCCTGCTGCACATACCTCGTACAATCGTGTCTTATGTAATTTTAAGACGAAAGAAGAATGGCTGCACATTCTATtcaattatttttctcatcGACATCCACTCattctcttattttctcttctttgttgtccacttattttttctttgttatCCTTATTTGTTTGTGGGTTTTGTGGAaaagaattagggttttgtgtGGCGCATTAATTCGTGTATTTTTATGACAAAAAATGGACTTTTATCAAAATGTGACAAAACAAAATTTGGCTGCACACCCTATTCCTATTTTTCCCTCATCAATAAATACAGCATGAAGTTTTCTTCTCCTCTCTTCTTATGCATCTTcatttatttgttggttttgtgACATGTCGTGTGTCTCTTTATGCATATTTTGCGAAAGGCCAATAAGGGAAAATCTCAAGGGAAAAAGGTTAGGATTCTTCATGGGTTTGAGAgcaaacaaatgaaaaaaaaaaaaaaaccaaacgtGATTTGCTTATTTTCCTTCCCCATATTCATTCACGTAATGCATTAGTGTTTTTTACGACAAAAAGTGGACTTTACCAAGTGGAATTCCATTTACATTTTATAGTGTGGTCCTACCAAAATGTATTGCATATTAGACTAAAACTATAAACTTTTGTTTCCTAAATGGACTTGGTATGAATCAGTATTTCTCTAACGTGATTCATAACTATAAATTTGCAATTTTgcaacaagtggttaaaaatatgaaaaatgatagTATTCAAGGCTATGTAAATCTGATCTTAAACCTACGTGTCTCTGAACTAGTAGAGACATTAATCAAGTAATGTGAGATTCTTGATTCAACTTGTAAATTCTCCGTAATTTAAAGGTTTAGAATCTCCATTTAAACCACCAATGAATTATATGTTTTACATACATATGTATGTATGGGTCTAGGGTGGAAATGGGGCTTTTCATATATTTTACATACATAATTTCAGGGTTTAGAATCTCcatatattttacatatatatatatatatatgtatatatataagtatatgTACGTATAAAGTTATGATAGGTTTAGGTTGGTTGGAAATGGGCTCTACAATTGACTGCTAGTCCAGTTCAAtctaattaatatatgatatAAACTCCTACAATTTTGGGTACGAGTTGATGAATTTCATGATTACACTAAAATTATATAAGTTTACACCAAATATGGTAATAATTATATCAACTGGACAGAATTGGGTAGAATTCAATTGGAAAAACCCGAATCCAGGTTGGTTTCCACAAACAGGCTCCTAGTGACATTCTAATTACCTTTCAGCGCCTTTAAATACTGAGCCCTTGAACCTATCTCACTTCACTGCTATCCTTCGATTAAAGATGACAATGCTTTTTCTCTTATTGCTCCTTTTTTCAATCCTCGTATCCATAGGTAAAAAGCACAAGCAACTCAGAAATATCCGTCAACCACCAGGTCCTCCAGGGCTCCCATTCATTGGGAACTTGCACCAATTCGACAGTGAAAAGGCTCATGAATTCCTAAGCCAACTCTCCAAGAAATATGGCCCCCTCATGTCATTGCAGCTTGGTTCAGTACCAGTACTAGTTATTTCTTCAGCAAGAATGGCAAAAGAGGCCCTGACAACCCATGATCTTGTGTTCTCCGGCCGGCCAGCTTCTGTTGGGCGGCAAAAGCTGTCATACAATCGAAGGGATATTGCATTCTCACCTTACAGTGACTACTGGAGGGAAATGAGGAAGATTTGTGTCCTCCAACTCTTTAGCCTTAAAAGAGTACAATCTTTTCGTCCCATTCGTGAAGATGAAATTTCGAGCATGATTCAAAAGATACTAAATCTCTCATCTTCATCACAACTAGTTGATTTAAGGACCATAATAATGTCCTTGACGAGCACTATAATATGTAGAGTTGCCTTTGGAAAGAGGTACGATGAGGAAGGGCATGAGAGAAAGCGATTCGATAAACTTTTACAAGAATCTCAGGCCATGATTGGGGGTTTCTTCATCTCAGATTATTTTCCTTCATTCAGTTGGGTAGATAAATTTTCTGGGATTGTTGAGCGTCTTGAGAAGAATTTCAATGAGCTGGATTTATTCTACCAAGAGTTGATACAGGAGCATCTCAATCCAAACAGACCACAAAGCATGAAGGATGATTTGCTCGATCTCTTAATTCAGCTAAAAGAAGAACAATCATCAATTATAGGCCTATCTTGGGATCACATAAAGGCAATTCTCATGGTAGTATATCCCTATTTGCAAGATAATCAATTGTTGAAtttcctcttctttctttcttttttcatcttCTTTAACAAGCATATTGGTACATGGTTTTCTGAACATAAATCAAGTAAactgaaagtttttttttttgggttaaaataGTTGATATGGTCCTTAATAATAATCGTTTACCCTTTTATCACAGGATATATTTATTGCTGGGACGGATACAGCTGCAGCAGCAATTATTTGGGCAATGACAGCCCTGATGAAGAGCCCTTCTGCACTAAAGCAAGTACAAGCAGAAGTGAGAAAATTGGTTGGAGAAAAAGGAAGAGTAGATGAAGAAGATATTCAGGAGCTTCCTTATCTAAAAGCAGTGATAAAAGAAACTCTAAGATTATACCCTCCAGCTCCACTTCTAGGGCCAAGAGAAACTACACAAGAATGCACAATCGAAGGCTATGAAATTAAGTACAAAACATTAGTTTACATTAATGCATGGGCTATTGGAAGAGATCCTGAATGTTGGAAAAGTCCAGATGATTTTATCCCAGAACGATTTTTGAATAGTAATATTGATTTTCGTGGACAAGATTTTGAAATGATCCCATTTGGAGCTGGACGTAGGGGCTGCCCTGGATTTTCTCTAGGACTCGCAACAATGGAAGTTGCACTGGCAAATCTTCTGTATCATTTTGATTGGAAATTGCCTTTTGGGATGAAAGCAGAAGACGTAGATACTGAAGTTATGCCAGGACTAACCATGCACCCGAAAAATGCTCTTTCCCTCTTTGCCAAGAAATATGGGTAAAAATAAATAGTGAtatggaaaaaataaataaatagtgaTATGCCAGTATCAGTTTGAAGTATGTTATCAGTGATTGTGTATTTGTATTTCTTTCCTAATATTTCGAAATGAtatcaaatatttttaaatgtCTACATTTAATCTAATGCAACCTTGTTTGCATCTTTCGAGAAATAATGTGTTGCATCCTGAAGTTGAAGAAGCCCGAGAAGGAAAAGTCATCAAATTGCgcaaaaaaagtaaagaaaagaaaaagtcttCCAACAGTAATGGCTTTGGAGTTTTATTCAGaaaatttgttttcattttgtaaTGTTGGCAGGAGGTTTTGgctatatttttattaataaattcGGGCTGCCATCCCTCGCCATATACCAggttttgtcaattttttttgggAGCACGCCcgggcggggggagggggaggagaGACTTTTTATCTTGAATGTAATAAGACATTGGTAATATTTCGAGCTCAAATAGTGGATTAATTCCCACCAAGGAATGACAAATTTTTGTCAATCGGGTGTTTGCTATTGTTGAATTTAATTAGCATTTTCCAACTAAAAGCGcctaaaagtttttttttagaTCAATGATTTGAAAATAACAAAAGACAAAGTGCTTATATTTAAAAGCTTATTTAAGATTTTCTCAAGGTGCAAAACATTACTTTCGTCATCTATAAAGTATTTCGTATGATTTATAAATGTTTTGTAAACTCCTTAATGATTTGTGCCGAAATTATGACACTGAAACTATTAAAGGATTTATCAACCCTTTAAGAAGGGTTAATTTTTCATTAACGAACCACATTTgtcaagttttcaaattttaaaggATTAAATTAATTTGTCATGACAATTAAGGGACCATAATAAAAGGGTGATTTTCAACTGAATTTATCTATTTTCTTgccaaaatcaaatttttaatcCTATGTTTTGAAATGAGTTAATGGAGTTGCAAAAATGTTAAAATAGGGAAGGTTAGTGATATTTTTTGAAGTTCAGGGTGCTTAGTGATActacaaaaaatttcaaggcaaGCATCGTCAAACAATTTTCTTTATCCACTTAGGTTATGCCCATTGGCCATTCCCATCAACGTCTTCGTAGCAGACCCATTTTACCAACTTTGGTCACAAATGAAGTATCTAATGAAAAATCGTTCTCAAGTATGTtgaactttttcttctttctccatCAACTAGATTAGATTTGTCATGTGAAAGGATAAATATGGATCACATGTACAAAGATGAAAAATTAGATGACAAGGAACTTAACCATCACCCTTAATACTGATTAATTAGCATCAATTGATAATAGTTACGTATAATattgtaataatttttttagtaAATCTTATagacactgacagtatatacactatcaccgcttgattcatgacatatgtgtaaaaattgaattttaaattcaaattttgcatagttatcattcatccaacgctgatagtatatacactgtcagtatcgaaaagattaattcataatttttaTCCTAACTACTCTTGATCAATTGCAGTAAAACATTATAAAGTAATCACAATAGTAATACAACATAATGCAATAAAATGCAAATCATTAATTCCACCATCAATGAGACAAGACAACCTGAACAAAATTGAAAGATCAGATAAGGAAATAATCAAACAATTGCTGGTCATCACTATATCTGGCACCCCAAAATCATAGCCATATCTTTGATCCTTAGTTGTCCACTTAAGAGGAAGAATTGGCTAAAATAGTGAATAATGACTTTTCCATAGAGAAATATGTCTGGTTTCAACTCTAATACTCTATTTCCATTGCTTTAGAATATTGGCATACTCAAATGGGAAACTTTTCCCTGGTTatctttccaaattttcaatGGGTTCAAGATCTAGAGTCGTTGAAGAACAAATAAACTTGAGGCGCTGAAACAGAGCTGTTTTAAGATGATACCCGAAGTTCAGGGCCATATGTCCAAGGACAGAACAAAGGAGGCCAGGCAGCGACACCACCTtaagaattttcaaaatctctttTGCACCCCCTTAGAATTTTAAATACTTTATTTGTATTACGAATTTTTACATCAAGAAACTATTTTGATAGTAAATACTTGCCTCTCCAAACTTGAAAATATGTTGTGCTTAGACACTATTGCCATAAAATTCACCTTTTGAAAATAATGTGTTACAtccaaaagttcaaaaaagccgaaaagaaaaggtaatcaatttgcataaaaaagaaaagagaagaaaaggttATCCAACAATAATAGCCTTGAAGTGTTAATTCAGAAAAGCTGTtttcattttgtaatttttgccGGAGATTTTGGCCATATCCCCTCCTTGTaaagtttagtttttttttttttttttaaagatattcGAGCTAGCATCCCTCCCCATATACCAAGtttttatcagataaaatagaaaaattaggtTTCACCCTTTCTTTGGGGAGGGAAGGAGGGGGGAGGCGGGGATTGTTATCCTGCATTTAATAAGACATTGGTAATATTTCGAGCTCAAATAGTGGATTAATTCCCACCAAGGAATGGCAAATTTTCTTCAATAGGTGTTTGCTATTGTTGAATTTAATTAGCATTTCGAACTAAAAGCGGCACTTCATTTAGAAGAAACTAATTCTGAACTCAAGtacataaaagaataacttctTAAGAATTCACAGTTTCTTAGATATAAATGAGGCTCATTAATTTCAGAAACTTTCCTTGAGGCTTCTAATGATATAACTTTAtaaccctaaattctaaaaatatCGCTTAATTAATTGAGataatttctttccaaaattttcctttcGTAGTCCTAcaaatttacaaaattataAGTACATTAACCAAAATGACGAAAACAATGTCAAAAGGTACAAAGGTGCGAGTCTAAGAGGACAAAATATAGAGAGGACAAAGTATAACGGTAGCGATCATAAGCAGCATGTCTTTTTAAAGATACAAACAAACAATTCATAGTTTATTTTAGACATCTTCAAGATGCagaaaaattttatagtttgTCTATTTGGAAAGGAATTggaggttttcttttcttttcttttttccaaagaTGGTAAATCTCTTCTACAAAAGGTACTTTTATACAAAAGATggtgattgtaaaactttaatATTGGGctacttttattttttgatgTGCTCATCGGGTGCCTTAATTAGAAGAAACACTTTCTTTACTGTAATGTGTATTGGGTGGATTTAAGGAGTTgataagggtttattttacgtatttttagtgtgttttattagttaattttggtttgattatttagttttataactaaaataactaaggttttggtaaaaatctacattttatgttaaattgGCTAAATATTGCAtttgatggatttttatgggaaaaacttcatattttgtaggtttaatgattcaatcatcaaatgaagtgcattgagaagatatttggatgattgaagatggattaaagtggggaaaataaaatatgaagtgtaaaaggaagaaatgcaatttgaggacaaaaatcaagaaaagtcagctttgacaactcagacatattttcgtattttgactatatcaggagctacaatgatcggatcaaggtgatcttggtaccattttgaagctaagagatatatctgcatttggtatgaagacatcaaagtccaattcagccgttttcttggtcaaaaggtcgaaacacagaaacttatctggatggtcgaaagctgaaacccagaattgaccagtctatggtattttgaccatatctccgtccaccgatctccaaattagatgattcttgaagcattggaactctaattcaaagggctacaacttttgtgttttacacaaaagccagttcggccttcatcatggagaaaaatgcagttgaagtgaggtcaaaagtaaaaacgtgtctggcagccgaatttctgtaatttgctcagccatttttctcatcttcacactactttccagctagagttggagagaaaacgtaggctgcacatgcttcagaagacataagGAAGAGATATAGCCAAGGTTCCAAGTCAAAAGCCATTATTTTTGACTC
Protein-coding sequences here:
- the LOC113695582 gene encoding 6,7,8-trihydroxycoumarin synthase-like, with translation MTMLFLLLLLFSILVSIGKKHKQLRNIRQPPGPPGLPFIGNLHQFDSEKAHEFLSQLSKKYGPLMSLQLGSVPVLVISSARMAKEALTTHDLVFSGRPASVGRQKLSYNRRDIAFSPYSDYWREMRKICVLQLFSLKRVQSFRPIREDEISSMIQKILNLSSSSQLVDLRTIIMSLTSTIICRVAFGKRYDEEGHERKRFDKLLQESQAMIGGFFISDYFPSFSWVDKFSGIVERLEKNFNELDLFYQELIQEHLNPNRPQSMKDDLLDLLIQLKEEQSSIIGLSWDHIKAILMDIFIAGTDTAAAAIIWAMTALMKSPSALKQVQAEVRKLVGEKGRVDEEDIQELPYLKAVIKETLRLYPPAPLLGPRETTQECTIEGYEIKYKTLVYINAWAIGRDPECWKSPDDFIPERFLNSNIDFRGQDFEMIPFGAGRRGCPGFSLGLATMEVALANLLYHFDWKLPFGMKAEDVDTEVMPGLTMHPKNALSLFAKKYG